The Stigmatella ashevillena genomic sequence CGCAGCCGCTCAGCACGCACGCGGACCAGATCTACTGTGAATTCAACCAGCTGGGAGCGCAGTGGGTCCGCATTGACGCGAACCAGTTGGACACGGGCACGCCCGTCTACGAGGCCATCGTTCAGAAGGCCCACGCCAAGAACATCAAGGTCAACGTCGTGGTGCCTGCGCGCTACTGCGGCTCGGACACCGACGATGCGGCGATCGAACTGTTCGCCAACGCCTACAAGACCCAACTGGCGGCCCTGGCCAATGGCCTTTTCACGGGCACGGCGAAGGCGGACGCGTATGAAATTGGCAACGAGCCGAACGTCACCGAGGCGGCCTGTCCGGATGGGGTGAGCCGCTACCGGGTGTCGCCCAAGGCCTTCGCGGCGCTGCTGCGCAAGGTGTGGCAGTGGAAGACCGACAATGGCCGCACGGAGCTCATCATCAGCGGCGGCATGCGCAATACCTACCTCACCGAGCCTTACTGGACGCCCTTCTTCAACGCGCTGGCGGCCCCGCCGAATGGAGTGCCGAAGTACCGGCCCTTCGACTACTTCGGCATCCACCCGTACAACCCGAACAACCTGGACGTGCAGTGCATCAACACGGGCAGCAGCGCGTGCTTCGGCACGTGGAAGGCCAACCTGACCTCGGGGTTGAAGAGCGTGGCCGCGCGGGTGAACACCGCCACGGGCAAGACGGACTCGAAGCTCTTCGCCACGGAGTTCGGCCTCCAACTGGCTGAGCCCGTCGTTTCGCCAGCCATCACCCTGTGCGGCCCCAACAACTGCGTGCTCAACCAGCAGCAGATGGCCGCGGGCATGGACGCGGCGGCCAATGCGCTGGTGAGCAGCGGCGTGACGCCCTTTGGCCTCTGGTACAACTACCGCGACGACTCGGTGGAGCGCTTCGGCCTGCGCGGTGTGTGGAACGGCAACACGTACCTGCCGAAGACGCAGGTGTGGAACAAGTACCGCAACCTGGCCGGCGGCTCCACGAACACGGACCCGGACGTGTGCTGGTCGCTGGGCGCGACGTATTTCTCGCTGGACTTCGACACCAAGGACTCGCGCCGCACCACCGTCACCTACGAGTGGTTCCTGGACCACTACAAGGCCGAGTGTGCTCCGGGTGAGCGCCTCCTGGGCCTATCCCGGGCCACCACGGGCGGTTGGGCCCGCACGGCCCTCTGCTACACGGACACCGTGTCCGCGCCTCGCTACGAGCACCCGGTCCAGGGCGTTCCTCCCACCGGTTGCCAGTCCCGCTCCGTCCTCGGTGGGGACAACCGCGGGACGACGGCCTCGGGAGACTGGGACTCGGGCTACGCCAAGGCGGAGTGCGGCCTCAACGAGTACGTTGCCGGCGTGGCGCAGAGCCCGGACAACAACTTCGCGGGCATCCTCTGCTGCCCGGCGGCGGGGACGGCGCGGACCTCTTGCACGCCGCGCGTCTTCGCCAGCCAGGACAACCGGGAGACGACGGCCTCGGGCAACTGGGACGCCGCGGGCACCAAGGGCGAGTGTGGCACCGCGAGCTTCGTGGCGGGTGTGAGCCGCGACGCCAACGGAGACCCGCACGCCCTGCTGTGCTGCGCCGAGTAGCAGAAGCGCCGTGCGCCTGGGAGGGCAGCCCTGTCTTCGCTGCCCTCCTGGGGGTGTGCACCCCCGGTCCTCAGTGAAGGGGGACCTCGTTCTCGTTGTTGCGCGCGGCGGCCCGGCGCGACAGCTCTGTGAGCCAGGAGCGCGTCAGGGGGGTCTCGCTCTGGCTGCCCTTGAAGCGCTCCGGGTTGCTGTCCTGCGGCAGGTGCCGGTTCACGAAGGCCAGCAGCGCCGCCGTCAGGTTGGGGGCCAGCGTGCGCGCCACGGCGCCCAGCTTCGCGGGCAGGCCCACCAGCAGCTCCGCGTCCCCCCGGCGGACGGCATCGAGGATCTTCCTGGCCACCTTCTCCGCGCTCATCGAGAACCCCGGCAGGGAGTCGCTCACGTAGAACCAGGCGTATTCCCCCTCGTGGTCTCCCTTGAAGGAGGCGTTGCGCGGACTGCCCGTTCGCATCAGCCCCGGGCAGACCGTGGTGACTTGGATGCCGTCCTGGGCCAGCTCCACGCGCATCCCGTCCGACAATCCGACCAGCGCGAACTTGCTCGCGCTGTAGGGCACCAGGTGCGGCACGCTGATCTTCCCGCCGATAGAGGCGATGTTGACGATGCGTCCCTGCCTCCGCTTCTTCATCTCCGGCAGCACCGCCAGCGTCGTGTAGAGCGGCGCCCAGAGGTGGATGTCGATCGCCTCTTCGAAGTCCTCCAGCGTCATGGCCTCGATGGGGCCCGCCTGGATGAGGCCGGCGTTGTTCACCAGCACGTCCACCGGGCCCAGCGTTTCCTGGACCTCGGCGACCATCGCCTCCACCTGGACGGGGTCCGTCACATCACAGGACACGGCCATGGCCTGTCCTCCCAGGGCATCCAGCTCCGCGCGGGCGCGCGCCAGCGTGGACTCCTCCCGGGCACAGATGGCCACGCGCGCGCCCTCCTGGAGGAACTGCCGCGCGAGGATCAACCCCAGTCCTCGGGAGCCCCCGGTGATGAGCACCGTCTTGCCCCGGAAGCTCAGGTTCGAGCGCCACAGGGCCCGGAACCCCATCACCGTGCCGAGTCCGGCGGCGGCGAATGTCCCGAAGGTGAAGCGAGAGGATTCCTTCTTGTGGCGCTCTGCCATGGTGCGCTCCCTGTCTGCCGTGGCACTCACGAAAGGGTGCAGGCCTGGACCTCCCTCAAGGTATTCATCCTGTCCGGGTGTCCTCTGTCCCAGGGCTCGGGCAGCGCTTGTCTGCCCGAGCGGAGGGGAGAGGCCCGGACGGTGGCAGGG encodes the following:
- a CDS encoding SDR family NAD(P)-dependent oxidoreductase; protein product: MAERHKKESSRFTFGTFAAAGLGTVMGFRALWRSNLSFRGKTVLITGGSRGLGLILARQFLQEGARVAICAREESTLARARAELDALGGQAMAVSCDVTDPVQVEAMVAEVQETLGPVDVLVNNAGLIQAGPIEAMTLEDFEEAIDIHLWAPLYTTLAVLPEMKKRRQGRIVNIASIGGKISVPHLVPYSASKFALVGLSDGMRVELAQDGIQVTTVCPGLMRTGSPRNASFKGDHEGEYAWFYVSDSLPGFSMSAEKVARKILDAVRRGDAELLVGLPAKLGAVARTLAPNLTAALLAFVNRHLPQDSNPERFKGSQSETPLTRSWLTELSRRAAARNNENEVPLH